One stretch of Trichomycterus rosablanca isolate fTriRos1 chromosome 3, fTriRos1.hap1, whole genome shotgun sequence DNA includes these proteins:
- the cct3 gene encoding T-complex protein 1 subunit gamma — MMGRPVLVLSQNMKRESGRKVQVGNINAAKTIADVIRTCLGPRAMMKMLLDPMGGIVMTNDGNAILREIQVQHPAAKSMIEISRTQDEEVGDGTTSVIILAGEMLSVAAHFLEQQMHPTVVISAYRQALDDILSMLKEISTPVDQNDRDMMLKIINSAINTKALSRWSTLACNIALDAVRTVELDENGRKEIDIKNYAKVEKVPGGFIEDSRVLKGVMINKDVTHPRMRRLIKNPRIVLLDCSLEYKKGESQTDIEITREEDFARILQMEEEYIQQICEDIIRLKPDLIFTEKGISDLAQHYLMKANITAIRRVRKTDNNRIARACGARIANRTDELREDDVGTGAGLFEVKKIGDEYFTFVTECKDPKACTILLRGASKEILAEVERNLQDAMQVCRNVLLEPCLLPGGGAVEMAVSHRLIERSRAFTGVEQWPYRAVAQALEVIPRTLVQNCGASTIRVLTSLRAKHTQEGTTSWGVNGETGTLADMAELGIWEPLAVKAQTYKTAVETAILLLRIDDIVSGHKKKGGEDNAGGQGAE; from the exons ATGCTGCTGGACCCTATGGGAGGCATCGTAATGACCAATGACGGCAATGCCATCCTGAGAGAG ATCCAGGTTCAGCACCCTGCTGCCAAGTCCATGATCGAGATCAGCCGCACTCAGGACGAGGAGGTCGGAGACGGCACCACCTCCGTCATTATCCTGG CTGGAGAGATGCTGTCAGTGGCGGCGCATTTTCTGGAGCAGCAGATGCATCCCACAGTGGTGATCAGCGCCTACAGGCAGGCTCTGGACGACATCCTCAGCATGCTGAAAGAGATCAG CACCCCGGTCGACCAAAACGATCGGGACATGATGCTGAAGATCATTAACTCGGCCATCAACACCAAAGCGCTCAGTCGCTGGTCGACCCTGGCGTGTAACATCGCCCTGGACGCGGTGCGCACCGTGGAGCTGGACGAGAACGGCCGCAAGGAGATCGACATCAAGAACTACGCCAAGGTGGAAAAG gtaccCGGCGGGTTCATCGAAGACTCCCGTGTGCTGAAGGGCGTGATGATAAACAAGGACGTGACGCATCCGCGCATGCGCCGCCTCATCAAGAACCCCAGGATTGTCCTCCTCGACTGCTCCCTGGAGTACAAGAAGGGCGAGAGCCAG ACGGATATAGAAATCACTCGTGAGGAAGACTTCGCCAGGATCCTGCAGATGGAGGAAGAGTACATCCAGCAGATCTGTGAAGACATCATCCGCCTCAAGCCCGACCTCATCTTCACCGAGAAGGGAATCTCAG ATCTGGCTCAGCACTATCTTATGAAAGCCAACATCACCGCGATCCGACGCGTCCGCAAGACAGACAACAACCGCATTGCCAG AGCCTGCGGCGCCCGCATCGCCAACAGGACGGACGAGCTGCGGGAGGACGATGTTGGGACGGGAGCCGGTCTGTTCGAGGTGAAGAAGATCGGCGACGAGTACTTCACCTTCGTCACCGAGTGCAAGGACCCCAAAGCCTGCACCATCCTGCTGAGAGGAGCCAGCAAAGAGATCCTGGCG GAGGTGGAGCGTAATCTCCAGGACGCCATGCAGGTGTGCCGTAACGTGCTGCTGGAGCCGTGCCTGCTGCCCGGCGGCGGCGCTGTGGAGATGGCCGTGTCTCACAGGCTGATCGAACGCTCCAGGGCTTTCACCGGCGTCGAGCAGTGGCCGTACCGCGCCGTGGCTCAGGCCCTCGAGGTCATCCCCCGCACCCTGGTCCAGAACTGCGGCGCCTCCACCATCCGTGTGCTCACCTCCCTcagg GCGAAGCACACTCAGGAGGGCACCACCTCATGGGGAGTTAATGGAGAGACGGGCACTCTGGCAGACATGGCCGAACTGGGCATCTGGGAGCCGCTGGCTGTCAAAGCCCAAACATACAAGACCGCGGTAGAG aCTGCCATCCTGCTTCTGCGCATCGACGACATCGTGTCCGGCCACAAGAAGAAGGGAGGAGAGGACAATGCAGGCGGGCAGGGCGCCGAGTAG